One stretch of Harpia harpyja isolate bHarHar1 unplaced genomic scaffold, bHarHar1 primary haplotype scaffold_120, whole genome shotgun sequence DNA includes these proteins:
- the LOC128138240 gene encoding olfactory receptor 14A16-like encodes MSNSSSITEFLLLSFADTREMQLLHFWLFLGIYLAALLANSLIITAIASDHRLHTPMYFFLLNLSLLDLSSISTTVPKAMTNSLLDTRAISYPGCAAQVFLFVFLMSAEYFLLTVMAYDRYVAICKPLHYGTLLGSRACVHMAAAAWGTGFLYAVLHTANTFSLPLCQGNAVDQFFCEIPQILKLACSDAYLREVGVLVVGVCFGFGCFGFIVLSYGQIFRAVLRIPSEQGRHKAFSMCLPHLAVVSLVISTAVFSYLKPPSTSSPSLDLVLAVLYSVVPPAVNPLIYSMRNQELKDALRKLATEWFSAAIDCLRSFASDSQYLDGPQETSMILEKAETSCSAITAGEAGSLDFVNNDEHNFKMQPTVSEFLSYWGHNRPAPPQEKNTLSAPLDAAPMVPRDWSPTSLLPSGRTQRGGEQPAVDEDQVRGYLSKCTPLDSLHPRVLREPANAIVRTLCIILEQS; translated from the exons atgtccaacagcagctccatcactgagttcctcctcctgtcatttgcagacacgcgggagatgcagctcttgcacttctggctcttcctgggcatctacctggctgccctcctggccaacagcCTCATCATCACCGCCATTGCCTctgaccaccgcctccacacacccatgtacttcttcctcctcaacctctccctccttgacctgtcctccatctccaccactgtccccaaagccatgaCCAACTCCCTCttggacaccagggccatctcctacccaggatgtgctgcacaggtctttctgtttgtctttttgatgtcagcagagtattttcttctcactgtcatggcctacgaccgctacgttgccatctgcaaacccctgcactatggcaccctcctgggcagcagagcttgtgtccacatggcagcagctgcctggggcactggtttcctctatgctgtgctgcacactgccaatacattttcactacccctctgccaaggcaatgctgtggaccagttcttctgtgaaatcccccagatcctcaagcttgcttgctcagatgcctacctcagggaagttggggtacttgtagttggtgtctgttttggatttgggtgttttggtttcattgtgctgtcctatgggcagatcttcagggctgtgctgaggatcccctcagagcagggacggcacaaagccttttccatgtgcctcccTCACTTGGCTGTCGTCTCCCTtgttatcagcactgcagtgttttccTACCTGAAGcctccatccacctcctccccatccctagatctggtgctggcagttctgtactcagtggtgcctccagcagtgaaccccctcatctacagcatgaggaaccaggagctcaaggatgccctgaggaaACTGGCAACTGAATGGTTTTCAGCAGCCATAGACTGCCTACGTTCCTTTGCAAGTGACTCCCAGT ACTTGGATGGACCACAAGAAACATCCATGATCCTGGAAAAGGCAGAAACTTCTTGCAGTGCCATAACTGCAGGGGAGGCGGGAAGTCTGGATTT TGTTAACAACgatgaacataattttaaaatgcagcccACAGTGTCCGAGTTCCTTTCTTACTGGGGTCATAACAGACCAGCAcctcctcaggaaaaaaacactctctcagcacccttggatgcagcccctATGGTTCCcagggactg GTCTCCCACGTCTCTGTTGCCCTCAGGCAGGActcaaagaggaggagaacagcCAGCAGTGGATGAGGACCAAGTCAGGGGCTACCTGAGCAAATGCACCCCTTTAGACAgcctgcatccaagggtgctgagagagcCAGCCAATGCCATTGTAAGGACACTCTGCATCATCTTGGAACAGTCATGA